The Hydrogenophaga crocea genome contains a region encoding:
- a CDS encoding CBS domain-containing protein: MNQVSDVMTRGVRTLNPENRLREAAQAMEALAVGSLPVCQGERLVGVLTDRDLVVRGMAQGLQADEAMVLEVMSPDVQRCYENQSLEEAAQQMRDGQVRRLPVVDAERRLVGMLSLGDIAAKAGADEAGQALQDISQPARPDRSGLSQASGSAGGGQDAARR; encoded by the coding sequence ATGAACCAAGTGAGTGACGTGATGACCCGCGGGGTGCGAACCCTGAACCCCGAAAACCGGCTGCGCGAGGCCGCGCAGGCCATGGAAGCGCTTGCCGTCGGTTCTTTGCCGGTCTGTCAGGGCGAGCGCCTGGTGGGCGTGCTGACCGACCGCGACCTGGTGGTGCGGGGCATGGCTCAGGGCCTGCAGGCCGACGAGGCGATGGTGCTCGAGGTCATGAGTCCGGATGTGCAGAGGTGCTACGAGAACCAGTCGCTCGAAGAGGCCGCGCAGCAGATGCGCGACGGCCAGGTGCGGCGCCTGCCCGTGGTGGACGCCGAACGCCGCCTGGTGGGCATGTTGTCGCTGGGCGACATCGCCGCAAAGGCCGGTGCGGACGAGGCCGGTCAGGCCCTCCAGGACATTTCCCAGCCCGCCCGGCCCGATCGCAGCGGCCTCTCGCAGGCCAGCGGGAGCGCGGGCGGCGGGCAGGACGCCGCGCGGCGCTGA
- a CDS encoding ATP-binding protein: protein MTRRWHVQDPGQWRRLASVVLVATIAAALQWGLGPWLGLPANAVIWVVLCGALVAMGALLQDSRARAAVAEDRLMMAIEGTGIGVFDVDLVQRTFCASPALARLIGLPEPDALAPNWIDRLPVELVRDHCRFLREQFVRQAASYEREVTLNRPGGGRIDMLMRVHVVWRQGRPVRLRGAAVDITERRLVEAQLVAARTQLSQQVDDLHRLHELGTQLLTTTTLAEQLRMVLEVLAHFHGARRGVVSLLDRESGALRLATSIGFDAHALALAARLPGGVCLQTCREGARVVIDDTASDARFDNCRTFFESQGIRAVHGTPLISANGEVLGALTVHLDEARAPTERECTLADICARKIAVFVEQAHTSDELRLTRGRFETVLEASGAPFVILKPVRGADDRITDFLWVYLNRAAAHTLGRAPERLLGQRLLDPLHAHWADSAAFQHFVRTVETAHTVEFDAVDGAGGHTRWFHCIASPIPDGVGVWFTDISGRKRDEQRLREGDRRKDEFLATLAHELRNPLAPIRQATLLAMSPRATEQQKRWSSEVIDRQVSHMALLLDDLLDVSRITRGALTLRKAPTDLGDVFVSAVETARPLIDAKGHRLQVCLGDSPLMLDADPLRLAQVVANLLTNAAKYTDPGGSIRLLARRQGDEAVIEVHDNGIGIPADALVDVFRMFAQLRHAGERTRGGLGIGLALSKGLVELHGGSMSAHSEGPGRGSVFSVRLPAGPLATASDAPVEDRPTPGARHRHVLIADDNRDASDTLAALLLADGHTVRLAYDGDEALALWHAHGPEICLLDIGMPGRSGHQVARAIRSAPGGERTLLVALTGWSQLHDRELALEAGFDLHLTKPVSPLQLTRLMQTGARREDADARPG from the coding sequence ATGACGCGGCGCTGGCACGTTCAAGACCCAGGGCAATGGCGCCGGCTCGCGAGCGTGGTGCTGGTGGCCACGATCGCCGCCGCGCTGCAGTGGGGCCTCGGCCCGTGGCTCGGCCTGCCCGCCAACGCCGTGATCTGGGTGGTGCTGTGCGGCGCGCTGGTGGCCATGGGGGCCCTGCTGCAGGACAGCCGGGCGCGGGCCGCGGTCGCCGAAGACCGGCTGATGATGGCCATCGAGGGCACGGGCATCGGCGTGTTCGACGTCGATCTGGTGCAGCGCACCTTCTGCGCCTCGCCCGCGCTTGCCCGGCTGATCGGTCTGCCCGAACCCGATGCGCTCGCGCCCAACTGGATCGACCGCCTGCCGGTGGAACTGGTGCGCGACCACTGCCGGTTCCTGCGCGAGCAGTTCGTGCGGCAGGCCGCGAGCTACGAGCGCGAGGTCACGCTGAACCGTCCCGGGGGCGGCCGCATCGACATGCTCATGCGCGTGCACGTGGTCTGGCGCCAGGGCCGACCGGTGCGCCTGCGCGGCGCCGCCGTCGACATCACCGAACGGCGCCTGGTCGAGGCCCAGCTCGTGGCCGCGCGCACCCAGCTGAGCCAGCAGGTCGACGACCTGCACCGCCTGCACGAGCTCGGCACGCAACTGCTCACCACCACCACGCTGGCCGAGCAGCTGCGCATGGTGCTCGAGGTGCTGGCCCATTTCCACGGCGCGCGCCGCGGTGTCGTGTCCCTGCTCGACCGCGAGAGCGGCGCCCTGCGCCTGGCCACCAGCATCGGCTTCGACGCCCATGCGCTGGCCCTGGCGGCCCGGCTGCCGGGCGGGGTCTGTCTGCAGACCTGCCGTGAAGGCGCGCGCGTGGTCATCGACGACACCGCAAGCGATGCCCGCTTCGACAATTGCCGCACCTTCTTCGAGTCACAGGGCATCCGCGCGGTGCATGGCACGCCGCTGATCAGCGCGAACGGCGAGGTGCTGGGCGCGCTCACCGTGCACCTGGACGAGGCCCGCGCACCCACCGAGCGCGAATGCACCCTGGCCGACATCTGCGCGCGCAAGATCGCGGTGTTCGTCGAACAGGCGCACACCAGCGACGAGCTGCGGCTCACCCGCGGACGCTTCGAAACGGTGCTCGAGGCCTCGGGCGCGCCCTTCGTGATCCTCAAGCCCGTGCGCGGAGCCGACGACCGCATCACCGATTTCCTGTGGGTCTACCTCAACCGCGCGGCCGCCCACACCCTGGGCCGTGCGCCCGAGCGCCTGCTGGGGCAGCGCCTGCTCGATCCGCTGCACGCCCACTGGGCCGACAGCGCGGCCTTTCAGCATTTCGTTCGCACGGTCGAGACCGCCCACACGGTCGAGTTCGACGCCGTCGACGGTGCCGGCGGGCACACGCGCTGGTTCCACTGCATCGCCTCGCCGATTCCCGACGGCGTCGGCGTGTGGTTCACCGACATTTCCGGGCGCAAGCGCGACGAGCAGCGGCTGCGCGAGGGCGACCGCCGCAAGGACGAGTTCCTGGCCACCTTGGCCCACGAGCTGCGCAACCCGCTGGCCCCGATCCGCCAGGCCACGCTGCTGGCCATGTCGCCGCGCGCCACCGAACAGCAAAAGCGCTGGAGCAGCGAGGTCATCGACCGCCAGGTGTCGCACATGGCGCTGCTGCTCGACGACCTGCTCGACGTCTCGCGCATCACGCGCGGCGCGCTCACGCTGCGCAAGGCGCCCACCGACCTCGGCGACGTGTTCGTCTCGGCCGTCGAGACCGCCCGGCCTCTGATCGACGCCAAGGGCCACCGGCTGCAGGTGTGCCTCGGCGACAGCCCGCTGATGCTCGATGCCGATCCGCTGCGCCTGGCCCAGGTGGTGGCGAACCTGCTCACCAACGCCGCCAAGTACACCGACCCGGGCGGCAGCATCCGGCTGCTGGCACGGCGGCAAGGCGATGAAGCGGTGATCGAGGTGCACGACAACGGCATCGGCATCCCGGCCGACGCGCTGGTCGACGTCTTCCGCATGTTCGCGCAGCTGCGGCATGCGGGCGAACGCACGCGCGGCGGCCTGGGCATTGGCCTGGCCTTGTCCAAAGGCCTGGTGGAGCTGCACGGCGGCAGCATGAGCGCGCACAGCGAAGGCCCGGGCCGCGGCAGCGTGTTCAGCGTGCGCCTGCCCGCCGGCCCCCTGGCCACCGCCAGCGACGCGCCGGTGGAAGACCGGCCGACGCCCGGCGCGCGGCACCGCCATGTGCTCATCGCCGACGACAACCGCGACGCGTCCGACACCCTGGCCGCGCTGCTGCTTGCCGACGGGCACACCGTGCGGCTGGCCTACGACGGCGACGAGGCGCTTGCCCTGTGGCACGCGCACGGGCCCGAGATCTGCCTGCTCGACATCGGCATGCCCGGGCGCTCCGGCCACCAGGTGGCGCGTGCGATCCGCAGCGCGCCGGGCGGCGAGCGCACGCTGCTCGTGGCCCTGACGGGCTGGAGCCAGCTCCACGACCGAGAACTCGCGCTCGAGGCCGGCTTCGATCTGCACCTCACCAAGCCCGTGAGCCCGCTGCAGCTCACGCGGCTCATGCAGACCGGCGCGCGCCGCGAAGATGCGGATGCGAGGCCAGGATGA
- a CDS encoding sigma-54-dependent transcriptional regulator yields the protein MNHVLIVDDDTDAATTLRELVRTDRFSVAVAHTLRDARRQIALQPPDLVLLDLQLPDGNGLDLFGDRQLVSDSEIVLVTGHASLDTSIEAMRRGASDYLVKPIAMKQLQRVLDRCCQPRATAADGAPAAGDLPRDPVAESGGFGLLRGRSAAMRRVYEQILRVAPTAATVFITGESGSGKEVVAQTVHAMSRRQNGPFLAVNCGAISPNLIESEIFGHEKGSFTGADRQHLGFFERANGGTLFLDEVTEMPADLQVKLLRVLETGRFMRVGSTQSLPTDVRIVAATNREPHQAVSSGKLREDLLYRLNVFPIALPPLRERLDDLPLLAQHFLDDVVRREGVPKRFSAGALQALLNHDWPGNARELRNAVYRAYVMTDGDCIEAPGLACLPPAPRPALRAPQGDGVVVGEAQVLPPCTDGIVLPVGVSMAQAERLLIQATLQHCQQQKERTAAMLGISLKTLYNRLKEYATEADTP from the coding sequence ATGAATCACGTGTTGATCGTCGACGACGACACCGACGCCGCCACCACCCTGCGCGAGCTCGTGCGCACCGACCGCTTTTCGGTGGCGGTGGCCCACACGCTGCGCGATGCGCGCCGCCAGATCGCCCTGCAGCCGCCCGACCTCGTGCTGCTCGACCTTCAACTCCCCGATGGCAACGGCCTGGACCTGTTCGGCGACCGCCAGTTGGTGAGCGACTCGGAGATCGTGCTCGTCACGGGCCACGCGAGCCTGGACACCTCGATCGAGGCCATGCGCCGCGGCGCGTCCGACTACCTCGTGAAGCCGATCGCCATGAAGCAGTTGCAGCGCGTGCTCGACCGCTGCTGCCAGCCACGCGCGACGGCCGCCGATGGCGCGCCGGCGGCCGGCGACCTGCCGCGCGACCCCGTGGCCGAGAGCGGCGGCTTCGGCCTGCTGCGTGGCCGCTCGGCCGCCATGCGCCGCGTGTACGAGCAGATCCTGCGCGTGGCGCCCACCGCGGCCACGGTGTTCATCACCGGTGAAAGCGGCAGCGGCAAGGAGGTGGTGGCGCAGACGGTGCACGCCATGAGCCGGCGCCAGAACGGCCCCTTCCTCGCGGTCAACTGCGGCGCGATCTCGCCCAACCTGATCGAGAGCGAGATCTTCGGCCACGAAAAAGGCAGCTTCACCGGTGCCGACCGCCAGCACCTGGGCTTCTTCGAGCGCGCCAACGGCGGCACCCTGTTCCTCGACGAGGTCACCGAAATGCCGGCCGACCTGCAGGTCAAGCTGCTGCGCGTGCTCGAGACCGGCCGCTTCATGCGCGTGGGCTCCACCCAGAGCCTGCCCACCGACGTGCGCATCGTCGCGGCCACCAACCGCGAACCGCACCAGGCCGTGTCCAGCGGCAAGTTGCGCGAAGACCTGCTCTACCGGCTCAACGTGTTCCCCATCGCCCTGCCGCCCCTGCGCGAGCGCCTCGACGACCTGCCGCTGCTCGCGCAGCACTTTCTCGACGACGTGGTGCGCCGCGAAGGCGTGCCCAAGCGCTTCTCGGCCGGCGCCTTGCAGGCCCTGCTCAACCACGACTGGCCCGGCAACGCGCGCGAGTTGCGCAACGCCGTGTACCGCGCCTACGTCATGACCGATGGCGACTGCATCGAAGCCCCCGGGCTGGCCTGCCTGCCGCCCGCACCCCGCCCCGCGCTGCGTGCACCGCAAGGTGATGGTGTGGTGGTGGGCGAAGCCCAGGTTCTGCCCCCGTGCACCGATGGCATCGTGCTGCCCGTGGGCGTGTCCATGGCGCAGGCCGAGCGGCTGCTCATACAGGCCACGCTGCAGCACTGCCAGCAGCAGAAGGAGCGCACCGCGGCCATGCTGGGCATCAGCCTCAAGACGCTCTACAACCGGCTCAAGGAATACGCCACCGAGGCGGACACGCCCTGA
- a CDS encoding ATP-binding protein — protein MSIRSRLVLLVLAVLLPALGAIAWVVFRGWQNGHAAIDHHARDSTQARALAIERELNRYSGIAHTLAASPLLDRAPPLAERDRLAFDDTARRAIAGLPVSVQLTSGATVWTDTRLPRGMPVSRAPPAAEPPPLHPDASPASSAARLVAGPGKDADRSLSLLEPVLRGDAGRGARATALGLSLRIPLARLQKVLDEYPVPPGWGGWLLDAHGQVLLHRAARNGAEPGLGARGVQNPEGTDALPLLALLRESLAGEQRDGRFALQTAEGDTMRVYYRRAPEGWVYLTTVPRAQLAPGYADQAFALLLGAVLLLVAGVVAAMLVARGELRRQVDEAVQRARQAERWAARRERVEALGRLTGRVAHEFNNLLGVISNSAHLIQRHANTPALAMPLAATLRAVDAASGLMQHLLRFGGRQSTRPCKLVLAHWLPELRDMLGVVLGKRVALEIEVRDQGLCVHVDPDELELALINLALNAREVLPEGGRVAVTAEAAAPALTADLPSGRYVAIAVRDDGPGMAPEQVRRAFEPFFTTKDDDTTAGFGLSQVHGLCSQAHGKALLVSQPGEGTTVTLVLPAVEPERSSAVGPRASAAPLAASVLVAEDNDTLGDVTVALIETMGARVERVTHAGQALERLERGPPIDVVLSDVAMPGPMDGVGLAHAVRARWPGVHVVLISANGSSLVGAESFLVLRKPCAPAVLLEALRPALDGPGPRAGTPRAPGMGAVAGGRSRSTHCEDTPWTTNP, from the coding sequence ATGTCGATCCGTTCCCGTCTGGTGCTTCTGGTTCTGGCCGTGCTCTTGCCGGCCCTGGGCGCGATCGCCTGGGTGGTGTTTCGCGGCTGGCAGAACGGCCACGCGGCCATCGACCACCACGCACGCGACAGCACCCAGGCCCGGGCCCTGGCGATCGAGCGCGAGCTCAACCGCTACAGCGGCATCGCGCACACGCTGGCCGCCTCGCCCCTGCTGGACCGCGCGCCGCCGCTGGCCGAGCGCGACCGCCTGGCCTTCGACGACACGGCGCGTCGCGCGATCGCCGGCCTGCCGGTGTCGGTGCAGCTCACCAGCGGGGCCACGGTCTGGACGGACACCCGCCTGCCGCGCGGGATGCCGGTGTCGCGCGCGCCCCCCGCGGCAGAGCCGCCGCCCCTGCATCCCGATGCATCGCCGGCCTCGTCGGCGGCGCGCCTGGTTGCCGGGCCAGGCAAGGACGCGGACCGCAGTCTGAGCCTGCTGGAGCCGGTGCTGCGGGGCGACGCGGGGCGGGGCGCGCGCGCGACCGCCCTGGGACTAAGCCTGCGCATTCCGCTGGCCCGGCTGCAAAAGGTGCTCGACGAGTACCCGGTCCCGCCCGGCTGGGGCGGCTGGCTGCTCGACGCGCACGGTCAGGTGCTGCTGCACCGTGCGGCGCGCAACGGCGCGGAACCGGGTCTGGGGGCGCGCGGCGTCCAAAACCCCGAAGGCACCGATGCCTTGCCGCTGCTCGCGCTGTTGCGCGAGAGCCTGGCCGGCGAGCAACGCGACGGGCGCTTCGCCCTGCAGACGGCCGAAGGCGACACGATGCGCGTGTACTACCGCCGCGCCCCCGAGGGCTGGGTCTACCTCACCACCGTGCCCCGTGCGCAACTCGCCCCGGGCTACGCCGACCAGGCCTTCGCACTGCTGCTGGGCGCGGTGCTCCTGCTCGTGGCGGGCGTGGTGGCGGCGATGCTGGTCGCGCGCGGCGAGTTGCGGCGCCAGGTGGACGAGGCAGTGCAGCGCGCCCGCCAGGCCGAGCGCTGGGCGGCGCGGCGCGAACGCGTGGAGGCCCTGGGCCGTCTCACCGGGCGCGTGGCGCACGAGTTCAACAACCTGCTCGGCGTGATCAGCAACAGCGCCCACCTGATCCAGCGCCACGCGAACACGCCGGCACTGGCCATGCCGCTGGCGGCCACCCTGCGCGCGGTCGATGCGGCCAGCGGCCTCATGCAGCACCTGCTGCGCTTTGGCGGCCGGCAGAGCACGCGGCCCTGCAAGCTCGTGCTCGCGCACTGGCTGCCCGAATTGCGCGACATGCTCGGTGTGGTGCTGGGCAAGCGTGTGGCGCTGGAGATCGAGGTGCGCGACCAAGGGTTGTGCGTGCACGTCGACCCGGACGAACTCGAACTCGCGCTCATCAACCTCGCGCTCAATGCGCGCGAGGTGCTGCCCGAAGGCGGCCGTGTGGCCGTGACGGCCGAAGCCGCGGCACCGGCGCTCACCGCCGACCTGCCGTCCGGCCGCTACGTGGCCATCGCCGTGCGCGACGATGGCCCCGGCATGGCGCCCGAGCAGGTGCGGCGCGCCTTCGAACCCTTCTTCACCACCAAGGACGACGACACCACCGCAGGCTTCGGCCTGAGCCAGGTGCACGGCCTGTGTTCACAGGCGCACGGGAAGGCCTTGCTCGTGAGCCAGCCCGGCGAGGGCACCACGGTCACGCTGGTGCTGCCCGCGGTGGAGCCCGAGCGTTCGTCGGCGGTGGGGCCTCGCGCCAGCGCCGCACCGCTGGCGGCGAGTGTGCTGGTGGCCGAGGACAACGACACGCTGGGCGATGTCACCGTGGCGCTGATCGAGACCATGGGCGCGCGCGTGGAGCGCGTTACGCACGCGGGTCAGGCGCTGGAGCGGCTGGAGCGCGGCCCGCCGATCGACGTGGTGCTCAGCGACGTGGCCATGCCGGGCCCGATGGATGGTGTGGGCCTGGCGCACGCGGTGCGCGCGCGCTGGCCCGGGGTGCACGTCGTGCTGATCAGCGCGAACGGCAGCAGCCTGGTCGGCGCCGAGAGCTTTCTCGTGCTGCGCAAACCCTGCGCACCCGCCGTGCTGCTCGAGGCGCTGCGGCCCGCGCTCGACGGACCGGGCCCGCGTGCAGGCACGCCGCGTGCCCCAGGCATGGGCGCCGTCGCGGGCGGCCGTTCCCGTTCAACCCATTGCGAGGACACACCATGGACAACAAACCCCTGA
- the clpS gene encoding ATP-dependent Clp protease adapter ClpS, translating into MASQIPKKPETPAAPPATGSDDAVVLERRTQRVQPPQMFQVVLLNDDFTPMEFVVQVIQEYFSKDRETATQIMLKIHLEGKGVCGVYSRDVASTKVDQVLQAARNAGHPLQCLSEPVE; encoded by the coding sequence ATGGCATCGCAGATACCCAAGAAACCGGAAACGCCCGCGGCCCCCCCGGCCACAGGCAGCGACGACGCGGTCGTGCTCGAACGGCGCACGCAGCGCGTGCAGCCCCCCCAGATGTTCCAGGTGGTGCTGCTCAACGACGACTTCACCCCCATGGAGTTCGTGGTGCAGGTGATCCAGGAGTACTTCAGCAAGGACCGCGAAACGGCCACCCAGATCATGTTGAAGATCCATCTCGAAGGCAAAGGCGTGTGCGGCGTGTATTCGCGCGACGTGGCCAGCACCAAGGTCGACCAGGTGCTCCAGGCCGCCCGCAACGCCGGCCACCCCCTGCAATGCCTGAGCGAACCCGTTGAATAA
- a CDS encoding DUF4142 domain-containing protein: MKTPRLLTRPTPSLRGPARSAVLCTALAAAAFGAAPALAQSTAPAASDPPAREKGQTAPPSTVPERKTLRHADEAFLKQAAEDGHTEVEGSRLALQKATDPQVKRYAQTMVDEHTRMAETLRTLARSKGVELPDRPSLLQRGKLKLLSTSEGDTFTRRYVDNIAVEAHEDTVKLFEKAAEGAGDAEVKAFAERSLPTLRKHLDMARGLKPTATGGTGPAHNDRSDRSPGTPATPSSPSSPSRDSR; encoded by the coding sequence ATGAAAACACCCCGCCTGTTGACCCGCCCCACCCCCTCCCTTCGCGGCCCCGCGCGGTCCGCTGTGCTGTGCACCGCCCTGGCCGCCGCCGCGTTCGGTGCCGCGCCGGCCCTGGCCCAGAGCACGGCGCCGGCGGCAAGCGACCCACCCGCCCGCGAAAAGGGCCAGACCGCGCCCCCCAGCACTGTGCCCGAGCGGAAAACGCTGCGGCACGCCGACGAAGCGTTCCTGAAGCAGGCCGCCGAGGACGGCCATACCGAGGTCGAGGGCAGCCGGCTCGCCCTGCAAAAAGCCACCGACCCGCAGGTCAAGCGCTACGCGCAGACCATGGTGGACGAACACACGCGCATGGCCGAGACCTTGCGCACGCTTGCCCGCAGCAAAGGCGTGGAACTGCCGGACAGACCGTCGCTGCTGCAGCGCGGCAAACTCAAGCTCCTCTCCACCTCGGAGGGCGACACCTTCACGCGGCGCTACGTGGACAACATCGCCGTCGAAGCCCACGAGGACACGGTCAAGCTGTTCGAGAAGGCCGCCGAGGGCGCGGGAGACGCCGAGGTCAAGGCCTTCGCCGAGCGCAGCCTGCCCACCCTGCGAAAGCACCTCGACATGGCCCGAGGGCTCAAGCCCACGGCCACGGGAGGGACGGGGCCGGCACACAACGACCGCTCCGACCGCTCGCCCGGCACCCCGGCCACGCCCTCTTCGCCCTCTTCCCCCTCCCGGGACTCGCGCTGA
- the rpoN gene encoding RNA polymerase factor sigma-54 — MGLEFRTETRQTQTLSPRLQRAVQLLQMSSLDFAALVRQKLGENPFLESDEDGETPADPDRDTAGGPEATDPGADDTPREPDTWDAATPEAADDREIWTSDGPGQASGTGDGETSAMDLTAGDTTLAMHLHAQLNLMPLSARDLCLARAIVDSLDDDGYLRTPLEEIAALVRGETTAHEGDMLVALRLVQSLEPAGVAARGVGECLWLQVRLLPDEALRAVAGRIVTEHLDALAARDVPRLAAALGEPIARVEAAVDRIRRLDPRPGWRLGSSRIDYIVPDVIVRRLRGQWAVQLNPAVVPRVRLNQVYAQLYQQHSARQACPLGEHLQDARWTLRNVEQRFSTILDVARAIVRRQRHFLEFGPMAMRPLVLREIAEEVGVHESTVSRVTNNKHMATPLGVFELKYFFSRPMVSASGGACSATAIRGLISDIIAGEDSSRPLSDAEITRQLAVQGLVVARRTVTKYRQLLRIDPVEKRRRHS, encoded by the coding sequence ATGGGACTGGAGTTCCGCACCGAAACCCGCCAGACACAAACCCTGTCGCCGCGGCTGCAGCGCGCCGTTCAGTTGCTGCAAATGTCTTCGCTCGACTTCGCGGCGCTGGTGCGGCAAAAGCTCGGCGAAAACCCGTTTCTGGAGAGCGACGAAGACGGCGAGACACCCGCCGACCCCGACCGCGACACCGCGGGCGGGCCCGAGGCCACCGACCCAGGCGCAGACGACACACCGCGCGAGCCCGACACCTGGGACGCGGCCACGCCCGAGGCCGCCGACGACCGCGAGATCTGGACCAGCGATGGCCCGGGTCAGGCCAGCGGCACGGGCGATGGCGAGACCAGCGCCATGGACCTGACCGCGGGCGACACCACGCTGGCCATGCACCTGCACGCCCAGCTCAACCTCATGCCGCTGTCGGCGCGCGACCTGTGCCTGGCGCGCGCCATCGTGGATTCGCTCGACGACGACGGCTATCTGCGCACGCCGCTCGAGGAAATCGCCGCCCTCGTGCGCGGCGAAACCACCGCGCACGAGGGCGACATGCTTGTGGCCCTGCGCCTGGTGCAGTCGCTCGAGCCCGCGGGCGTGGCCGCGCGCGGCGTGGGCGAGTGCCTGTGGCTGCAGGTGCGGCTGCTGCCCGACGAGGCCCTGCGTGCGGTCGCCGGGCGCATCGTGACCGAACACCTCGATGCGCTGGCCGCTCGCGACGTGCCGCGCCTGGCTGCCGCGCTGGGCGAGCCGATCGCGCGCGTCGAGGCCGCGGTCGACCGCATCCGCCGGCTCGACCCGCGCCCGGGCTGGCGACTGGGCTCCTCGCGCATCGACTACATCGTGCCCGACGTGATCGTGCGGCGCCTGCGCGGCCAGTGGGCCGTGCAGCTCAACCCGGCGGTGGTGCCACGCGTGCGCCTGAACCAGGTGTACGCGCAGCTCTACCAGCAACACAGCGCGCGCCAGGCCTGCCCACTCGGCGAACATCTGCAGGACGCGCGCTGGACGCTGCGCAATGTGGAGCAGCGCTTCTCGACCATCCTCGACGTGGCACGCGCCATCGTGCGGCGCCAGCGGCACTTCCTCGAGTTCGGGCCCATGGCCATGCGCCCGCTGGTGCTGCGCGAGATCGCCGAGGAAGTGGGGGTGCACGAATCGACGGTTTCGCGCGTGACCAACAACAAGCACATGGCCACGCCGCTGGGCGTGTTCGAGCTCAAGTACTTCTTCTCGCGCCCCATGGTGAGTGCCAGCGGCGGTGCGTGCTCGGCCACCGCCATCCGCGGGCTGATCAGCGACATCATCGCGGGTGAAGACAGCAGCCGTCCGCTGTCGGACGCCGAGATCACGCGCCAGCTCGCGGTCCAGGGCCTGGTGGTGGCGCGTCGCACGGTCACCAAGTACCGCCAGCTGCTGCGCATCGACCCGGTGGAGAAACGGCGCCGGCACAGCTGA
- a CDS encoding PA2169 family four-helix-bundle protein — MDNKPLIHVLNDLIETCKDGEFGFRSTAEHASSPELQRLLELRSEECRQAASELQSLVVHLGGEAEARGSVAGAAHRGWVAVKGTLAGYSDLNMLEEAERGEDVAIERYRRALDQQLPPDVRAVVERQFEGARRNHQQVRRLREEARARSTA, encoded by the coding sequence ATGGACAACAAACCCCTGATTCACGTGCTCAATGACCTGATCGAAACCTGCAAGGACGGCGAGTTCGGTTTTCGCAGCACGGCCGAACACGCCAGTTCGCCCGAGCTGCAGCGCCTGCTGGAGTTGCGCAGCGAGGAATGCCGCCAGGCGGCGTCCGAACTGCAAAGCCTGGTGGTGCACCTGGGCGGTGAGGCCGAAGCGCGCGGCTCGGTGGCCGGTGCGGCGCACCGCGGCTGGGTGGCCGTGAAAGGCACGCTGGCCGGCTACAGCGACCTGAACATGCTGGAAGAAGCCGAACGCGGCGAGGACGTGGCGATCGAGCGCTACCGCCGTGCGCTCGACCAGCAGTTGCCGCCCGACGTGCGCGCGGTGGTGGAGCGCCAGTTCGAGGGCGCGCGGCGCAACCACCAGCAGGTGCGGCGCCTGCGCGAAGAGGCCCGCGCGCGCTCGACGGCCTGA
- a CDS encoding DUF421 domain-containing protein has translation MDTVIRVSAIYLFVFAGLRVLGKREFGQLSPLELVSLLMIPEIVSQALVGQDHSLTSAFTGAATLMVLVFATSLLAHRFERAERLIAGSPVVLACHGRFMDTAMNRMRITPEEVYCEMHKAGLERLEQVRWAILESDGSIAVVPQERHP, from the coding sequence ATGGACACCGTCATCCGCGTCAGTGCCATCTACCTGTTCGTCTTTGCGGGTCTGCGTGTGCTGGGCAAGCGCGAGTTCGGCCAGCTGTCCCCGCTCGAACTGGTGTCGCTGCTCATGATCCCCGAGATCGTGTCGCAAGCCCTGGTGGGCCAGGACCATTCGCTCACATCGGCCTTCACCGGTGCCGCCACGCTGATGGTGCTGGTGTTCGCCACGTCGCTGCTGGCGCACCGCTTCGAGCGGGCCGAGCGGCTGATCGCGGGTTCGCCTGTCGTGCTCGCCTGCCATGGGCGCTTCATGGACACGGCGATGAACCGGATGCGGATCACGCCCGAGGAGGTGTATTGCGAAATGCACAAGGCTGGCCTGGAACGCCTCGAGCAGGTGCGCTGGGCCATTCTGGAGTCCGATGGCAGCATTGCCGTGGTGCCCCAAGAACGGCACCCATGA